ggatgtgggctggagatcgacggagggacaggcaagaacaagacccagtgaggaggttagtggaggcagtggagcagagggtgtgggctgggctgcagaaggagagaagatatgtgaggtagaagggggtaaggttatggagagctttgaagctgagagtgaggagtatttgcttgatttgtaggttgacaggcagccactggagatttttgaagaggggagtgacatgcccagagcgtttctgtacaaagataatccgggcagcagagtgaagtatagactgaagcggggagagacaggaggatgggagatcagagaggtggctgatgcagtaatccagttgggataggatgagagattgaaccagcaaggtagcggtttcgatggagaggaaagggcggatcttggcgatgttctggaggcgagatcggcaggttttggtgatggatcagatgtgtggggtgaacgagagagcagagtcgaggatgacatcaaggttgcgggcttgtgagaaggtaaggatggtagtgtcatctacagtgatgcaaaagtcaggaagaggacaggctttgggagggaagaaaggaagaacatAGATATAAGATGTAAATCAGAAATATTTGATGAAGAAATACGTAGTTGTAACTCGCAAATTTCATTTCACCATATCTCTGAATCAGGAGACAAAAGACAGCCCACTTAGTTGAAATTGGGAGTTTACATGGTAAGCGTAAGTTTAGTATATTCAGCACCATAAAGGATTTCTTCAGTGACTAAAACAAGCTGTCTGTGATTTTGAAATAAATTCAGAAGTTTTTTTTAGAATGTAAATGTTGTATTTTCATGTCAGTAATTGAAAATCATCTAGATAGGGTTGTGAGCCTAAAATATTCCATTttgaacaaaaaaaaatatttttaaaacacaattatctaaaaaaatgcatttatacACTCAAGAAGTATGCTTATGATGGACAAGAGAATACCATCCTGTGTAATAGAAAGTGAGACTCTTCCTATTATTTCATTGTTTGCAGATTTTCCACCATTAGTAATGCTTACTCCTGCTACATTTATAATGAAGATGGACTTTCTTCATAAAATACAATATTTTGCCTGGGAATTTAAAATAGCCCGGGGAATTTATTATGGAAGACCCATATCCCCTGAATTTCTTCTTTGTTTGACAGAAgtcaaattaatcaatcgtatttattgagcacttactctgtgctgagcactctactaagtgcttgggaatgtacagtataacagagttggtagacatgtgccctgacaCCAGCGGGCTTATATGCGACTTTTTAGAACCCAAAACAAGACCTCCCCTGGGGATCTACTCTGTCCAAgtcttgagaaacagcgtggcccagtggaaagagcccgggcttgggagacagagatcatgggttctaatcccgcctccgccacttgtcagctgtatgactttgggcaagtcactttacttctctgggcctcagttacctcatctgtaaaatggggatgaaaactgtgagccccaagtgggacaacctgatcaccttgcagcttctccagtgcttagaacagtgcttggcacttactaagcgtttaacaaataccatcatcattcattcattcatacattctagactatgagcccgttgttgggtagggaccatctgtatatgttgctaacttgtacttcccaagcgcttagtatagtgctctgcacacagtaagcactcaataaatatgattgattgaatgaatgaatgaatacaatcgtatttattgagcgcttactgtgtgcagagcaatgtactaagcacttgggaggtaaaaTCATCATCCAACAGTGCGTAAGAAGAGTACTCGCTGAAGTTGATTCGTTATAAATGATGTTAAATTTTAATGGATTTTACATACGTGAACTTTGCGTGCCTTTGACTTGATGAATATGTCACAATGCccatgtacttcattcattcattcactcaatcgtttttattgagtgcttattgtgttcacagcactgtattaagcgcttgcaaagtacaaatcggcaatatatagagatggtccctacccaacaatgggcttacagtctagaacggggagaccaaTGGTTAGATATTGAATTACAAAAATGTATTCTCTATTTAAAAAATCGTGGTGAATTAATTATAAcgagaagaataataacaataataataataactgaatttGTATTCAAAAGGGCTCAAGAAAGGGATGCATTCTCATACCATCATTCTATATGTATGGATGAAACTTAGGCTCTTTCACTTGAACTGCATATGAATTTAGAATTAGGGGTATGacattttaaaattgaaaaaaaggTCACCTTGAATCACAGCCATTGTTTTTGTTTCACTTGTGAAACACAGGTTATCCACCTATAGCACGAGACAAGCTGCTCTTTGGGGACACCTTTCTTCCGCTTCCTAGAAATCTCTGAACAAAATGGTAGCCCCAAACCAGACAATGGTGACAGAGTTCATCTTACAGAGTTTCACCGAAAACCCTCGGCTTCAGGCTCTCTTATTTagcctcttcctgcttctcttcgTAATGGCTCTCACGGGAAATGTCCTCATCATCACTGCCATCCACGTTAGCACCGGACTCCACctgcccatgtatttcttcctggcCAATCTGGCCATTCTCGATATCATCTGCACCTCGTCGGTTTTGCCCAAAATTCTGGAGAACCTGATCTCGgcgaagaaaaccatctcctatGGTGGCTGCATGAATCAGATATTCGTCCTCAGTTGGTCCCTGAGTTCGGAGGTGGTACTCTTCACGgcgatggcctatgaccgctataTGGCTATTTGTCAGCCTTTGCACTACAGCAAGATGGTGAGCAAGACAGTGTGTGTTGGGTTGGCTGCCTTCGTGTGGAGTGTCGGTTGGCTCAACTCTGTAATCTTCACGGGTCTGGTCCTCAGATTATCCTTCTGTGGGCCCAATTTCATCCCTCACTTCTTCTGCGAAATGCCCCCCATACTGCCGCTTTCTTGTACCCCAACCTACTGGATCGACATCCTGACCATGACGGCAGATATGTTCCTGGCCGGCCTGAATTTTTTCCTCACCATGATATCCTACTGCTTCATCATAGCCAGCATCATGAAGATCCGCaccagggagggaaagaagagagctttcaacacctgctcctcccatctcACCGTGGTGACCCTGTTTTACTCCACCGTGCTTTATACTTACATCCGTCCATTTCTGGGGACCTCGGGATCTCTGGACAAATTGGTGTCTGTATTGTACACTGTCTTGACTCCGTCTCTGAATCCGCTCATTTACACACTGAGAAATAAAGATGTCAAACTGGCACTAAAGAAACTCTTCACATTTCCACCACCATAGCTGGAgtgttttgtgcagaaacgctctgggcatgttactgccctcaaaaatctccagtggttgccaacctatgcatcaagcaaaaactcctcactctcggcttccaagctctccatcacctcactgtcacctcctacctcacctccctactctccttctaaagcccagcccacacactctgctcctctgctgctaacctcctcactgtgcctcattctcgcctgtcccgccatcaacccccggcccacatcctccccctggcctgaatgccctccctccgcccaaacccgccaagctagctctcttcttcccttcaaagcccctactgagagctcacctccttgaggatgccttcccagactgagccccccattttcctctcctcctccccatcccccccgtcgtacctccttcccctccccacagtacctgtatatatgtttgtacatatttagtactctatttattttacttgtacatatttactattctatttattttgttaatgatgtgcatctagctttatctctattcattctgatggcttgacacctgtccacatgttttgttttgttgtctgtctcccccttctagactgtgatcccgttgttgggtggggaccatctctatatgttgccaacttgtacttcccaagtgcttagtagagtgctctgcacacagtaagcactcaataaatatgactgaatgaacgaatgaatgaactgtgtgacaaactggctctgtcacttgtctattgtgtgacctttggcaattcacttaacttctctgtgactcagtctcctcatctgtaagcaTAGGGATGAAATACTGCTTTCttgcttacttagactgtgagccccatatggggctggaagtgtgtctgatctgctaatattttatctaccctagttcttagtacagtgcttggcgcatagtaaaggcttgacaaatactattattattattgttatgaatgttATAAAGGAAAGCATGGAAGGCTTCTccactggagtgtaagctcctgatggACAGGGCATATTCCTTTTTACtttgttgtacttccccagagtCTTACTACGGGGCCTGTATTCACTGAGTATTCACTGTATTCAATAATGGCACTACCACCACAATTACATTGATCATGTTTAGGATTTTGAAAGGGCTCAATTATTTTGCTTCTGGTAGCGTtgcaaaaggagactgagaatgaacagccggagagataagaggagaaccaggagaggacagagtctgtgaagccaaggttggatagcgtgttgaggagaagggggtggtccacagtgtcaaaggcagctgataggtcgaggaggattaggatagagtaggagccattggatttggcaagaagaggtcattggtgacctttgagagggcagtttcggtggagtgtaagggacggaagccagattggaggggtgaaggagacagttgacattgaggaattcgaggcagtgagtgtagacgactcattctaggagtttggaaaggaaggataggagggagatagggagataactagaaggggagttgggtcaagagagtgtttttcagaataggggagatgtgggcatgtttgaaggcagaggggaaggaaccagtggagagtgagtggttgaagatggaagttaaggaggggaggaggaaaggggcaagagatttcataagatgagagggaatggggtctgacgtccaagtggatggagtagcacttgagaggagggaggagatctcatctgaagatactgctggaaaggatgggagagtagcagagagggttgagagctgggggaatggagaagggtgaagggtgactttgaggagctcagacctgttggagttaattttcctaatgaagtacgaggccagatcgttgggggtgagggatggaggagggggaggaatagggggcctgagaagggagttaaacgtaCAGAcctgctgacggggatgatgggcatgggtgtcaataagggaggaaaactagttttgcctggcaaaggagagggcagagttaaagcgggAAAGGATAAAATTAAAGTGAAGAAGTAAACTGCATTAACTGAGTGGACTGTGTTAATTGCACTGCATTAACATTATGAACAAGTGTTAATCTCAGACGAATCAAGACTAATGTGTGAAAATACTCAAATTCAATAATTAAAGATGTTTCGTCAGTGTGGGGTTTAATATACAGTATACTCATtttgtcatattctcccaagcatccagGACGGTGCCTTGAAActaggaagtgatcaataaatgttgCCGCTGCTGATGATGATTAAAAGTAAATACTGAAAGGCTAGAATTCAGGCATGCTATTATGGAGATTCATTGGCTCTGAGAAAACCACTCATTTCCCTCTAATTGGAAAAGGAAAGCTCCAGAAATTTAGTTGTCAAACCTTGGGGATATAACCACAGAATTTCAGAATTTAGCAGGACCAGCACCAGGAGTTTGGCAAGCTAGCAGGGCAAGAGgggtgagactgtaagcttgttgtgggaagagaacatgatTACCGTCTCTGTCAcacgtttagttcagtgttcagcacacaggaaagtgctcaataaagtgcactgattgatggattgattgagttgaaAAGTAGAATGGCTCACCACTGTTCTGCATGCAACAGTTCTGCTCCTTGTACCACCTCCTGAACGATAGaattaattactactactaaaaataataataataatagtgtttgttaagtacttactatgtgctaagcactgttctaagtgctggggtagatataaggtcatcaggttgtcccacgtggggctcacagtcttaattcccattttacagatgagataactgaggcacagagaagttaagtgacttgcccaaggtcacacagcggacaagtagtggagccgggataagaacccatgacctctgactcccaagcccgggctctttccaccgagccacgctgcttcaaataataTTGACTGGCGTCTGCtcttgcagaacactatactaagcatttgggagagtacaaagatgtgggaaatgtgacccctgccctcaaggagcttacagtctactatgtgtagagtactgtactaagcacttttgcagAGTCCAAACGatgtggaagacatgatcccttcttTCAAGGAACTTTCAACACTGCGGGAGGTGAAAAGGTTGGAATACTGTAGCCCCAGGACTGACTTCCCTGTTCTGCTCTCCAAGGAGAACCAAAGAAGAGAAAGTGCAAAACAACTGCGTCTTTTGATtagacataaaaaaaaaatctgtactcAAATGGAAGCTTTATTAAACTGGTTGGGGAATCATCCCAAAAGATCTTTAAAAATGAGGTGGAAAACCTTTCTAggctttattattaatgataataataatggtaataattgtgaagcatttattatgtgctaaccaCCGTACTAActgttggtgtagatacaagatagtcaggtcagacacagtccctgtcccacattcattcattcattcaatcatatttattgagtgcttattgtgtgcagagcactgtactggaccagcagtctaagtaggagggaggaggatgtaattccctattttcagatgaggaaactgaggcccagagaagttgagtgacttccccaagatcaggcagcagacaagtggtggaatcaggattagaacacagggcctccGACTCCGAGGCCAAGACCCTTTCCTTTAGGCTATGTTACTTTGATTATTTCGATACTcaatggaggcagggggctgaggAAAGTCCCCAAGCGGCACTTTGCAGCTCTAGAATCCTTCACTCATTGTCTGTCATCTTTACCTTACATCGGTCACAGATGTCCCCCCACCTTTGGGCtggtactccctcctccttcatacccgacagaccatcactctccccttcttcaaagccctgagagaagcagggtttagtggacagagcacgggcttgggagtcacaggtcatggtttctgatcccggctccgttgACATGGTTTGACagctgtgggaatttgggcaagttacttaacttcactctgctaaaggaataaggagaggacagtctctaataataaaaaatgaataataccatttattgaggatttttactgtgtgcagagcactttgctgagcATTTGGGACAGGACGATATaacggggttggtagacatgttcccacagcaagcttacagtctagagggggagacagacattaatatcaataaataggtgAAAGAAGCTGAGATtctaaaaaagaagaaatggagcTATGTATTATAAATGAGGGATGGTCTATGGAGAATGGGAAACCACTATTCTCTAGCTGCAGTGAGGATCGAGTGAGAAGTGAATGttccccaaagagaagcagcgtggctcaatggaaagagcccgggctttggagtcagaggtcatgggttcaagttccggctccaccacttgtcagctgtgtgactttgggcaagtcactcaacttctctgggcctcaattccctccacagtaaaatggggattaagactgtgagccccctgtgggacaacctgatcaccttgtaacctccccagcgcttagaacagtgctttgcacatagtaagtgcttaataaatgccattattattattattattagaagtatcaTGAAGGATTAATTTGAATCCATGGAATATCAGCTCATCCAGGAGACCTCACTAAGCAATAGAGCAATTCTCCCAATCTCGGTTAGGTGTTTTTGACTTGGTAATCTTTTCAAAATGCCACTGAGCTGTTAGTGTAATCATCCACTGTCAATGCCTTAACaatcctttaataataaaaataataacagtaatagtattcgttaagcacttactacatgccaggcactgtactaagtgcagggggggagacaaacaaatcaagttggacacaatccctgccccccatggggctcaccgtctcaattcccattttacagatgaggtaactgaggcacagagaagtgaagtgacttgcccaaagtcacacagcagatagtgcttaaaacagtgcttggcacatagtaagcgcttaataaatactattattattattatcattactattattattattattatcaagtggcagatcagggattagaacccatgaccctctgactcccagcccatactctGTTCTCTACACCCTGCTGTTTCCTTGTGATCCTGTCCCCAACTctagaatggcagagctggtgttTATCTCTGTCAAAGTGCATTTTTCCAGAAACATTCCTCTAAGACTCTGGAAGTTTCCCTTCCATTAATTGGTCTCCCGTAGGACAGGTAAGGCAACATTTATTCACGagttccaccac
This DNA window, taken from Tachyglossus aculeatus isolate mTacAcu1 chromosome 3, mTacAcu1.pri, whole genome shotgun sequence, encodes the following:
- the LOC119925234 gene encoding olfactory receptor 13A1-like, which gives rise to MVAPNQTMVTEFILQSFTENPRLQALLFSLFLLLFVMALTGNVLIITAIHVSTGLHLPMYFFLANLAILDIICTSSVLPKILENLISAKKTISYGGCMNQIFVLSWSLSSEVVLFTAMAYDRYMAICQPLHYSKMVSKTVCVGLAAFVWSVGWLNSVIFTGLVLRLSFCGPNFIPHFFCEMPPILPLSCTPTYWIDILTMTADMFLAGLNFFLTMISYCFIIASIMKIRTREGKKRAFNTCSSHLTVVTLFYSTVLYTYIRPFLGTSGSLDKLVSVLYTVLTPSLNPLIYTLRNKDVKLALKKLFTFPPP